The following coding sequences lie in one bacterium genomic window:
- the pbpC gene encoding penicillin-binding protein 1C, whose translation MKKIGLISLLCPISLILFLLFFPLPQKLNCSYSKIVRASDGKVLRIFLSTDEKYRIFLPKSAISPLFVQTTITYEDKFFYRHPGINPVSFFRAFYKNIKAKRITQGGSTITMQLARILEPKPRTIKNKLIEIFRAFQLELHFSKDKILELYLNLAPYGGNIEGIGAASISYYGRLPDNLTPAEVAFLVSLPQRPHKSSPQKVLKIMLSKKLISKREYDLARVSSFPSKKIPFPFEAPHTCDFLVSRFPQLNDIHSTIDTNIQKKVENILSSYKKKIEEMGASNASVVVMENKTRKIRALIGSLDYFDKENRGQVRGFYAFRSPGSALKPFLYIMAIEDGLINPETLMEDAPYRFENYEPENFSRQFLGLATAEDSLSFSLNLPFILMLKRYGYQKFLNRISEGGLVGPLSPSSYGLPIITGGMDIRLIDLTNLYLTLSRGGFHNEWRLLEDTPTKKEKLLFKPPAVLLGLNALSKRDRPDAPNLALYTIPKKKVYWKTGTSYGRRDGWSLGFDCDYTVGVWVGNFSGEGSDKLIGALIASPIMFDIIRAIGDEKDKKFFWEEPAKTDLETAYVCKFSGYKPSPYCFEKKEVSVLKNNHPYVECPFHKKFIIEKKTGFRASPFKEYKPGELTEKIFLVYPASVQKVLKGNKEPQFPPECRVVEKSNLNVISPVDGEIYFIPKGVRDANFIPLQAFNSCGDIQWFINDKYRGKTKSGEVFQIEPIWGRMKIVVYDDKGENRIIKINVEAEP comes from the coding sequence ATGAAAAAAATAGGTCTTATAAGTCTTCTATGTCCTATAAGTCTTATTCTCTTTTTACTCTTTTTCCCCCTTCCCCAAAAGCTCAATTGCTCATACTCAAAGATTGTCAGGGCTTCTGATGGAAAGGTCTTGCGTATTTTCCTTTCTACGGATGAAAAATATCGAATATTTCTGCCAAAATCTGCTATTTCCCCACTTTTTGTCCAAACAACCATTACCTATGAAGATAAGTTTTTTTACAGACACCCTGGCATAAACCCTGTTTCTTTCTTTAGGGCATTTTATAAAAATATAAAGGCAAAGAGGATTACACAAGGTGGCTCAACAATAACTATGCAACTTGCAAGAATCCTTGAACCAAAACCACGCACTATAAAAAATAAACTTATTGAGATATTCAGGGCATTTCAACTCGAACTACATTTCTCCAAAGATAAAATACTCGAACTTTACCTCAATCTTGCACCTTATGGAGGCAATATCGAAGGCATTGGTGCGGCAAGTATATCTTACTATGGAAGGCTACCTGATAATCTCACGCCCGCAGAAGTAGCCTTTCTTGTCTCCCTACCTCAACGCCCTCATAAATCCTCTCCCCAAAAGGTATTAAAGATTATGTTAAGTAAAAAACTTATTAGCAAAAGGGAGTATGATTTAGCCAGGGTATCCTCCTTTCCTTCTAAGAAAATACCCTTTCCATTCGAAGCACCACATACCTGTGATTTTTTGGTAAGTAGATTTCCTCAACTTAATGATATTCATTCTACAATTGATACCAATATCCAGAAAAAGGTTGAAAATATCCTGTCTTCTTATAAGAAAAAAATAGAAGAAATGGGTGCATCAAATGCAAGTGTGGTGGTGATGGAGAATAAGACAAGAAAGATTAGGGCACTTATTGGCTCTCTTGACTATTTTGATAAAGAAAATAGAGGGCAGGTCAGAGGATTTTATGCCTTTCGTTCACCTGGTTCAGCACTTAAGCCATTCCTTTATATTATGGCAATTGAAGATGGACTTATCAACCCCGAAACTCTTATGGAGGATGCACCCTATAGATTTGAAAATTACGAACCTGAAAATTTCTCCAGGCAATTTCTTGGTTTAGCCACAGCAGAAGATAGCCTCTCCTTTTCTCTAAACCTTCCTTTTATCCTTATGTTAAAACGATATGGCTACCAAAAATTTTTAAATAGGATTTCTGAAGGAGGGCTTGTTGGACCATTATCACCATCCTCTTATGGACTTCCTATCATTACAGGTGGGATGGATATTCGCCTCATTGACCTGACAAATCTATACCTCACCCTATCAAGGGGTGGCTTCCATAATGAATGGAGGCTCTTAGAGGATACACCAACAAAAAAAGAAAAACTTCTCTTTAAACCTCCAGCAGTTCTATTAGGATTAAATGCCCTTTCAAAGAGGGATAGGCCAGATGCACCAAATCTTGCTTTATACACCATCCCAAAGAAAAAGGTTTATTGGAAAACAGGGACATCTTATGGAAGAAGGGATGGCTGGAGTCTTGGTTTTGACTGTGATTACACGGTTGGTGTGTGGGTTGGAAATTTTAGTGGAGAGGGCTCGGATAAGCTAATTGGTGCCTTAATTGCCTCCCCCATTATGTTTGATATAATAAGGGCAATAGGTGATGAAAAAGATAAAAAATTCTTCTGGGAAGAACCAGCAAAAACTGATTTAGAAACGGCTTATGTATGTAAGTTTTCTGGATATAAACCTTCTCCATATTGTTTTGAAAAAAAAGAGGTTTCTGTCCTGAAAAATAACCATCCTTATGTTGAATGCCCATTCCATAAAAAATTTATCATTGAGAAAAAAACAGGATTCAGGGCATCACCATTTAAGGAATATAAACCAGGCGAACTCACAGAAAAGATTTTCCTTGTTTATCCAGCCTCCGTGCAAAAAGTCTTAAAAGGAAATAAAGAACCACAATTTCCACCAGAATGTAGGGTAGTTGAAAAAAGCAATCTTAATGTTATTAGTCCGGTGGATGGTGAAATATATTTTATTCCCAAAGGGGTTAGAGATGCAAATTTTATACCACTTCAGGCATTTAATTCCTGCGGAGATATTCAGTGGTTTATAAATGATAAATACAGAGGGAAGACAAAATCCGGCGAGGTTTTTCAAATAGAACCAATTTGGGGGAGGATGAAGATTGTAGTTTATGACGATAAGGGAGAAAATAGGATAATCAAGATAAATGTTGAAGCAGAACCATAG
- a CDS encoding GxxExxY protein, whose translation MYNRILVTIHHEGHGEHEVKFDELSNRVIGCAIAVHRTLGPGLLESTYEQCLSREMNLSGISFKLQSPLSVEYKGIKRFVL comes from the coding sequence ATGTATAATAGAATTTTGGTAACTATTCACCACGAAGGGCACGGAGAGCACGAAGTGAAATTTGATGAATTATCGAATAGAGTCATTGGATGCGCTATAGCGGTGCATCGAACTCTTGGGCCAGGTTTGCTTGAATCCACTTACGAACAATGCTTGTCCAGAGAGATGAATCTTTCAGGGATATCATTCAAACTACAGTCTCCTTTGTCTGTTGAGTATAAAGGCATAAAGAGATTTGTTCTGTAA
- the mltG gene encoding endolytic transglycosylase MltG, whose protein sequence is MKRKKIVIVSLILIVLSLLILFLLKTEDRILVARTIVIPKGVSAKNIAKNLEEEGIIKNQTVFLILAKISGASKRFKAGEYELNNRMKMTEIIERLKRGKRIIHRLIIPEGYTLKDIANLLEKNGFANKYKFLNLCYDPTFMDKFSINSSSLEGYLFPDTYFLHKGMDEEEIISLMVTRFNEVVKKEIKDESIHKIITLASIIEKEAKIKKEYPIISAVFQNRLKMGMPLESCATVLYASGERKEWLSTEDTKIPSPYNTYLQPGLPQGPICNPGMTAIKAALNPADVDYLYFVSNGDGSHTFSKTGSEHIFYKNNRTNCTNNHS, encoded by the coding sequence ATGAAAAGAAAAAAAATAGTTATTGTCTCTTTAATCCTTATTGTATTATCCCTGCTGATATTATTCCTGCTTAAAACAGAAGACAGAATCCTTGTTGCCCGAACAATTGTTATACCAAAAGGTGTCTCGGCAAAGAATATTGCAAAGAATCTGGAAGAAGAAGGAATAATTAAGAATCAAACTGTATTTCTTATTCTGGCAAAAATTTCTGGGGCAAGCAAGAGATTTAAGGCGGGTGAGTATGAATTAAATAATAGGATGAAGATGACCGAGATTATTGAAAGGCTAAAGAGAGGAAAGAGAATAATTCATCGGCTCATTATCCCTGAAGGCTATACATTAAAAGATATAGCCAATCTATTAGAAAAAAATGGCTTTGCCAATAAATATAAATTCCTCAATCTTTGCTATGACCCAACCTTTATGGATAAGTTTTCTATAAATTCGTCCAGTTTAGAGGGTTATCTATTCCCGGATACATATTTTTTGCATAAGGGAATGGATGAAGAAGAAATAATTTCTCTAATGGTAACAAGATTTAATGAAGTGGTAAAAAAAGAGATTAAAGATGAGTCGATTCATAAGATTATCACCCTTGCTTCAATTATTGAAAAAGAAGCAAAGATTAAAAAGGAATACCCCATTATTTCGGCTGTTTTTCAAAATCGTCTAAAGATGGGAATGCCTTTGGAATCTTGTGCCACTGTTTTATATGCCTCAGGAGAGCGAAAAGAGTGGCTTTCTACTGAAGACACAAAAATACCATCACCTTATAATACTTATCTTCAACCTGGCCTGCCGCAGGGCCCAATCTGCAATCCTGGTATGACGGCCATTAAAGCCGCCCTAAATCCTGCAGATGTAGATTATCTCTATTTTGTTTCAAATGGTGATGGAAGTCATACCTTCTCAAAAACCGGCAGTGAGCATATTTTTTATAAAAACAATAGGACAAATTGCACTAATAATCACTCTTAA
- a CDS encoding four helix bundle suffix domain-containing protein: MVPPNDSGQLIPAHGGYRNLQSYQMAEIVFDATTVFCKRFVDSRSRTTDQMVQAARSGKQNIAEGSMASGTSRKIELKLVGIARASLEELLIDYQDFLRQKGLPLWTKDDPQAKKIRGLVYEKNKSYMTYKTYIEFSPPDVAANTVICLIHQTNYLLDQQLRALEKEFLEEGGFTERLYRMRSQKRQEKK; the protein is encoded by the coding sequence ATGGTTCCCCCAAATGATTCTGGACAACTTATTCCTGCTCACGGTGGTTACCGAAACTTACAGAGTTACCAGATGGCGGAGATAGTGTTCGATGCCACGACGGTATTCTGCAAACGATTTGTTGATAGTCGTTCACGCACTACTGACCAGATGGTGCAGGCGGCGCGCTCTGGCAAACAGAACATTGCTGAAGGCAGTATGGCTTCTGGCACCTCCAGGAAAATCGAACTTAAACTTGTCGGCATTGCACGGGCAAGCCTTGAGGAATTGCTGATTGACTATCAGGATTTCCTGCGACAGAAAGGCTTGCCACTCTGGACTAAAGATGACCCGCAGGCGAAAAAGATCAGAGGACTGGTTTATGAGAAGAATAAGTCATATATGACTTATAAGACCTATATTGAATTTTCTCCTCCTGATGTTGCGGCAAACACAGTAATTTGCCTGATTCACCAGACAAACTACCTGCTCGACCAACAATTAAGAGCGTTAGAAAAAGAATTCCTGGAAGAAGGCGGGTTCACAGAAAGGCTTTACCGCATGCGTTCACAAAAACGCCAGGAGAAAAAATGA
- a CDS encoding MG2 domain-containing protein translates to MFWKQIWEKIKQHKILTLSLIIIALFGVSLFLIKEKPIPLVEKIKSIKIPLPFQRKPVKKEFQITMQPEGLLKEFPKEITFYFEEGYAEASGLKIEDISNSIKIEPKIKTSGTWINEWIFQASFLENLKPETKYEVEIYSIPLTIPKAIPHQKFSFTTPGFTAQIFLSSYENQKPRILLDFTFEPVLEKITQYLEIHNSKGKRITPSAIEKVQGKPNEVIFSLPIIEKADEFSIVLKKGLPCTSGFFLKNNIQAKIPVSPITMSITEHRIEEADDGYLVVFSAASDVEKNIDLVIDEKNISHFINITPEIPLDITTSRNRIYILSSNFLPQKEYTITLRPGIRSKKGSLLKEEYTCTFTTPEKKRKLQFIYSGRHFGKTGNWNLPLKVTGIKKLNLDVVYLPPENTLFWHLRNWSRTDYFWDLGEEVIKDSPISVEKDGILWINLKDYLKDTQPGTYLVRTRSVEGKYVEDNIIVVLSDLSIVAKWFKKDLQVWCFNSSNLKPEDNVDIEVRTSKNFVFGKGTTDADGKCHISSPKEERQPYIIFAKKGDEWTYLYIPGLSIPLSEYDIQGEDPEIPYLAYIYPERELYRPGETANVGVLVRERNSFKGVSIPVKINIRDPKGNNFLSLSGKTDEYGLCTFVIPTSASSPTGKYIIELIAGDKTLYTTGIFVECFVPERMRVNLSLPKGAFDPYKPFPLKIAAEYLFGAPADNEEYHGKARFEETPFKSSGYLNYSFGPVYLEKEKPPVYEEAIDEGNLDEKGEASVDVCIPPEVKFNNPILFIGNVEVEEGGSGRVTRKRITKEIYTKPFYIGINPDVTRIIENKPCNVSGVLLKPKGDFYQKKTTLYYQIFRLSYHYSYRYWDDDNWKAILNKIPVTQKKILSTSDGKFAFSFTAKTSWADYLIEVGNEDNDVLSQTKVCGWGWWWGEDEETTESPEVLSLRLDKKEYDVGEEVKVSASLPFEGNILWTVELDKVYESSFQEAKGKIANWSFNAPKGVSTVYVTGLLVRSGENYLVQRAFGVCRVKIRPKELKLALDIESVSQMKPQTELLIKVKAQEKFKATIAVVDEGILQITDFKTPDPYEGILRNLRLCINSCESFGWLVKKFMERPGGGFMAREKEFPEARFARIVSFWSKIQESDKDGNVIYKVKIPQYNGKLRVMAVAVGKDSFSSAEKGVVVKSNVIISPTIPRFMSSNDTFSFPITLINTTKKEERVDISIAASGACVNPNGIDLFLSANEKRTLWFNGKADDVPGAISIKIKAKSRTETYQEDFVIPLYPDVPYLTQSDYVDIKPNQSVDLTPYLKNWYPRAHTSKIVLSSCPGMSRLSHAKYAIGYPYGCIEQTSTSLLVLLRLSSLLPIIAPDISKEKYVDMVNHGIRRLISMQTISGALSFWPGEDSEASPYSNAYACFVLLEAKASGFLVPESIISSLLSWLDRIDDKNGYRFYVLAKGGLLKKKPDAVDRLMAQGDKKEFSSKDLLWIAASLHQIGKVGKAKEFLQESLKTPPENIRRYYDDFYSSLQQLGMRLYVVNDMMSNSGLENRLVNELITNLSHRESYWYTTQELAWGLVALGRYVERRQRGEFSGEIEMNKKILLPKKEKYGLLWILKNPGEKDVILKTKSDTSLFLNIENTGFCSEKRTFEPYSKNISIERKVFDYYGREITSSSCGKQAIVELKVWSDNCYDNVAVELPIPAGFEIENPRLTKDSLPNWASEKENLWMPNYVDIRDDRAIIFGRTAKEPHFYYIQVRVTTPGIFFFPPAQAMAMYDPEVRANTAAGRFEIER, encoded by the coding sequence ATGTTTTGGAAACAGATTTGGGAAAAAATCAAACAACATAAAATTCTAACCTTATCCTTAATTATTATTGCTCTCTTTGGAGTATCTCTATTCTTAATAAAAGAAAAACCAATCCCTTTAGTCGAAAAGATAAAATCAATAAAAATCCCCCTACCATTTCAACGAAAACCAGTTAAAAAAGAGTTTCAGATAACTATGCAGCCTGAAGGACTCCTCAAGGAATTTCCCAAAGAGATTACATTTTACTTTGAAGAAGGATATGCAGAGGCATCTGGGTTGAAGATAGAGGATATCTCCAATTCTATAAAGATAGAGCCAAAGATAAAAACCTCTGGAACATGGATAAATGAGTGGATATTTCAAGCCTCTTTTCTGGAAAACCTCAAGCCTGAAACAAAATATGAAGTAGAAATATATAGCATCCCTCTAACTATTCCAAAAGCAATCCCTCACCAAAAGTTTAGTTTTACTACACCAGGTTTTACCGCCCAAATCTTTCTTAGCTCTTATGAAAACCAGAAACCCAGAATTTTATTAGACTTTACCTTCGAACCAGTATTAGAGAAGATAACGCAATATCTTGAGATTCACAATTCAAAGGGAAAAAGGATAACACCATCAGCGATAGAAAAAGTTCAGGGAAAACCTAATGAGGTCATTTTCTCTCTGCCAATCATAGAGAAAGCGGATGAGTTCTCTATTGTTTTAAAGAAAGGTCTTCCCTGCACATCCGGTTTCTTTTTAAAGAATAATATCCAGGCAAAGATTCCTGTAAGCCCAATAACGATGTCCATAACCGAGCATAGAATTGAAGAAGCAGATGATGGGTATCTGGTGGTATTTTCTGCGGCATCGGATGTTGAGAAGAATATTGACCTGGTGATAGATGAGAAGAATATCTCGCATTTTATAAATATAACCCCAGAAATTCCTCTTGATATTACCACCTCAAGAAATAGAATCTATATTTTATCCTCTAATTTTCTACCTCAAAAAGAATATACAATTACCTTAAGACCAGGGATAAGGAGTAAAAAAGGAAGCCTGCTTAAGGAGGAATATACCTGCACATTTACCACTCCAGAAAAGAAGCGAAAACTTCAATTCATCTATTCGGGAAGACATTTTGGAAAAACAGGAAACTGGAATCTTCCTTTAAAGGTAACAGGTATAAAAAAACTAAACCTTGATGTAGTCTATCTCCCTCCCGAGAATACCCTGTTTTGGCACTTGAGAAATTGGAGTCGCACAGATTATTTCTGGGATTTGGGCGAAGAGGTTATCAAAGATAGTCCTATTTCTGTTGAAAAAGATGGCATATTATGGATAAACCTCAAGGACTATCTAAAGGATACACAGCCAGGAACATATCTTGTAAGAACTCGCAGTGTAGAGGGAAAGTATGTGGAGGATAATATTATTGTTGTCCTTTCTGATTTATCCATTGTGGCAAAGTGGTTTAAGAAAGACCTCCAGGTCTGGTGCTTCAATTCATCAAACCTCAAGCCTGAGGATAATGTTGATATTGAGGTAAGGACTTCAAAGAATTTTGTCTTCGGAAAAGGGACGACCGATGCCGATGGTAAATGCCATATATCTTCCCCAAAAGAGGAAAGACAACCTTACATCATCTTTGCCAAAAAGGGTGATGAATGGACATATTTATACATTCCCGGGTTGTCTATCCCTCTATCAGAATACGACATTCAAGGTGAAGACCCTGAAATACCATACCTCGCCTATATCTATCCTGAGCGGGAACTCTACAGACCAGGAGAAACTGCCAATGTTGGCGTTCTGGTCAGGGAAAGAAATTCATTCAAAGGTGTATCTATACCTGTCAAGATAAACATAAGAGACCCAAAGGGCAATAACTTCCTTTCCTTATCCGGGAAAACTGATGAATATGGACTTTGCACCTTTGTCATTCCTACATCTGCCTCATCTCCTACAGGTAAATATATCATCGAGCTTATAGCAGGAGATAAGACACTCTATACCACAGGTATATTTGTTGAATGTTTTGTTCCTGAAAGAATGAGAGTCAATCTCTCTTTACCCAAAGGGGCATTTGACCCATATAAACCATTTCCTTTAAAGATAGCCGCAGAATACCTTTTTGGTGCTCCTGCTGATAATGAAGAATACCACGGTAAGGCAAGGTTTGAAGAGACACCATTCAAATCCTCTGGATATCTTAACTATTCCTTTGGACCAGTCTATTTGGAAAAAGAAAAACCACCTGTTTATGAAGAGGCAATTGATGAAGGAAATCTTGATGAAAAAGGAGAGGCAAGTGTAGATGTTTGTATCCCTCCAGAGGTTAAATTTAATAACCCGATTCTATTTATCGGAAATGTTGAGGTTGAAGAGGGAGGAAGTGGAAGGGTTACCAGAAAAAGGATAACAAAAGAAATTTACACCAAGCCATTTTATATTGGGATAAATCCCGATGTAACGAGAATAATAGAGAATAAACCCTGCAATGTCTCTGGTGTTCTCTTGAAACCCAAAGGAGATTTTTATCAGAAAAAGACTACATTGTATTACCAGATATTCAGACTCTCTTATCACTATAGCTATAGATATTGGGACGATGACAATTGGAAGGCAATACTTAATAAAATTCCAGTAACACAAAAGAAGATTCTTTCTACAAGTGATGGTAAGTTTGCCTTTTCATTTACAGCAAAAACATCATGGGCTGATTACCTGATAGAGGTTGGCAATGAAGATAATGATGTTTTATCCCAAACAAAAGTCTGTGGCTGGGGTTGGTGGTGGGGTGAAGATGAAGAAACGACAGAATCCCCTGAGGTTCTTTCTTTAAGGCTGGATAAGAAGGAATATGATGTAGGAGAAGAGGTCAAGGTTTCAGCATCTTTACCATTTGAAGGAAATATCCTCTGGACGGTTGAGTTGGATAAAGTATATGAATCCTCTTTTCAAGAGGCAAAGGGGAAGATAGCTAATTGGTCATTTAATGCACCAAAAGGGGTCTCAACTGTTTATGTTACAGGTTTATTGGTCAGGTCGGGTGAAAACTATTTAGTCCAGCGGGCATTTGGTGTTTGCAGGGTAAAAATCAGACCGAAAGAACTTAAATTGGCATTAGATATTGAGTCAGTATCTCAAATGAAACCTCAGACAGAACTCCTTATCAAAGTAAAGGCTCAAGAGAAATTTAAGGCAACGATTGCGGTTGTTGATGAAGGCATACTTCAAATAACAGATTTCAAAACCCCAGACCCTTACGAAGGCATCCTGCGGAATTTAAGACTTTGCATCAATTCTTGTGAATCATTTGGTTGGCTTGTAAAGAAATTTATGGAAAGACCAGGTGGCGGATTTATGGCTCGTGAAAAGGAGTTTCCAGAGGCAAGATTTGCCAGAATAGTCTCTTTTTGGAGTAAAATACAGGAGAGCGACAAGGATGGAAATGTTATTTATAAAGTAAAGATTCCTCAGTATAATGGAAAACTTCGAGTAATGGCTGTGGCAGTGGGAAAGGATAGTTTTTCTTCAGCGGAAAAAGGAGTTGTAGTAAAAAGCAATGTGATTATTTCACCAACTATACCCAGATTTATGTCTTCAAACGATACATTCTCATTCCCAATCACTTTAATAAATACAACAAAGAAAGAAGAAAGGGTTGATATTTCTATTGCGGCAAGTGGTGCTTGTGTCAATCCGAACGGAATTGACCTTTTCCTCTCTGCTAATGAAAAAAGAACACTCTGGTTTAATGGCAAAGCAGATGATGTGCCTGGGGCAATATCAATAAAAATAAAGGCAAAATCCAGGACAGAAACCTATCAGGAAGATTTTGTCATTCCATTATACCCGGATGTGCCATATCTTACCCAGTCTGACTATGTTGATATTAAACCCAATCAATCCGTAGATTTGACACCCTATCTTAAAAATTGGTATCCAAGGGCACATACAAGTAAGATTGTTCTCTCATCTTGTCCCGGTATGTCAAGACTTTCTCATGCGAAGTATGCCATTGGCTATCCTTATGGCTGTATTGAGCAGACATCTACATCACTTCTGGTTCTTTTAAGGCTTTCTTCACTCCTGCCCATTATTGCACCAGATATATCAAAGGAAAAATATGTCGATATGGTCAATCATGGAATAAGAAGGCTTATTTCTATGCAGACAATCTCAGGTGCCCTTTCTTTCTGGCCAGGGGAAGATAGTGAGGCATCACCATATTCAAATGCCTATGCTTGCTTTGTTCTTCTTGAGGCAAAAGCAAGTGGCTTTCTTGTTCCTGAGAGTATTATTTCTTCCCTCTTATCATGGCTTGATAGGATTGATGATAAGAATGGATATAGATTTTATGTTCTGGCAAAGGGTGGTCTGCTTAAGAAAAAGCCTGATGCCGTAGATAGACTTATGGCACAAGGAGACAAAAAGGAGTTTTCCTCAAAAGACCTTCTCTGGATAGCCGCAAGCCTACACCAAATTGGGAAGGTAGGGAAGGCGAAAGAATTTTTACAAGAGTCCCTCAAAACACCACCAGAAAATATAAGAAGATACTACGATGATTTCTACAGTTCCTTACAACAATTGGGGATGAGACTTTATGTGGTTAATGATATGATGTCAAATTCAGGATTAGAAAACAGATTGGTTAATGAACTTATAACTAACCTTTCCCATAGAGAAAGTTACTGGTACACAACTCAGGAGCTTGCCTGGGGACTTGTTGCCCTCGGAAGGTATGTCGAGAGAAGACAGAGAGGAGAATTTTCTGGGGAAATTGAAATGAATAAAAAGATTTTATTGCCAAAGAAGGAAAAGTATGGTTTATTATGGATACTTAAAAATCCAGGAGAGAAGGATGTAATCTTAAAGACAAAATCAGATACATCCCTTTTCTTAAACATAGAAAATACTGGCTTTTGTAGTGAAAAGAGGACATTTGAACCGTATTCAAAGAATATATCTATTGAAAGAAAGGTGTTTGATTACTATGGAAGGGAGATTACCTCATCATCTTGCGGAAAGCAGGCTATAGTAGAATTGAAGGTCTGGTCGGATAATTGTTATGATAATGTGGCAGTTGAACTTCCTATCCCTGCTGGTTTTGAGATAGAAAATCCAAGACTTACCAAAGATAGCCTTCCAAATTGGGCATCTGAAAAAGAAAATCTCTGGATGCCAAATTATGTTGATATAAGGGATGATCGGGCAATAATATTTGGAAGGACTGCAAAAGAACCTCATTTTTATTACATCCAGGTAAGGGTAACCACACCTGGGATTTTCTTCTTCCCACCCGCACAGGCAATGGCAATGTATGACCCGGAGGTAAGGGCAAATACTGCCGCAGGAAGATTTGAGATAGAGAGATAG